A genome region from Hyalangium gracile includes the following:
- a CDS encoding ATP-binding protein, whose translation MHDDAGHGRTVPQLEQLNELLEAKVKSQGQLLAETQERLRTLFENAPLSIQLIDVSGRTLQVNAAWRALWRIPPDVVENFILRDYNVLTDPQLEKQGILPYFHRALRGENSRIPAIRYDAAEPQLAGRARWVEGNLYPVKDAAGEVRQLVLIHEDVTERREAQELILRKSAEFEAVYQHLPEPVIMTSPERIIVLVNPAANALFGYAPGELIGRPVSILEAEGTEPGHAPGAAAREVSYRHRGGERILTSTLSSVARSADGEVFGYVAIVRDIREQRREEEMRRFISNAGDVLASSLDPRETLSALARLAVPTLGDWCLIDLLEDDGSVRRAEVVIADPRHEPVKAKVTRFAISRDRPENPPARALFEARPLLIPVLEREKIGQMALSDEHAQVILEAEVHSMICVPLVARGRVLGVLSLLLAASRRSYTERDLSYAKQLAGKAAQAVENSRLYERATEAISARDEFLSICSHELKTPLTSLKLQLELAGRSLQKPGSAGLPSEALTNRLGVAARQLRRVERLIDDMLDVSRIATGMLTMDMAPLSVRELVTETVHQASELFQSAGVALTVEVSEDAWVHGDRARLAQVLDNLLANALKYGEGKPVRIDVGRRGDRVEVSVSDQGPGIAPRDQQRIFQRFERAVASRSITGLGLGLHISRQIAERHDGTLDVESELGAGARFTLRLPVEVGGS comes from the coding sequence ATGCATGACGACGCCGGCCACGGCCGGACGGTCCCTCAGCTCGAGCAACTCAACGAGTTGCTCGAAGCGAAGGTCAAGAGCCAGGGGCAGCTGCTCGCCGAGACGCAGGAGCGCCTGCGCACCCTCTTCGAGAACGCGCCGCTGAGCATCCAGCTGATCGACGTCTCGGGCCGGACGCTGCAGGTCAACGCGGCCTGGCGCGCGCTCTGGCGCATCCCGCCGGACGTGGTCGAGAACTTCATCCTCCGCGACTACAACGTCCTGACGGACCCACAGCTCGAGAAGCAGGGCATCCTCCCGTACTTCCACCGAGCCCTGCGAGGCGAGAACAGCCGCATCCCGGCCATCCGCTACGACGCGGCCGAGCCCCAGCTCGCGGGCCGTGCGCGGTGGGTCGAGGGCAACCTCTATCCCGTGAAGGACGCAGCCGGCGAGGTCCGGCAGCTGGTCCTCATCCACGAGGACGTCACCGAGCGGCGAGAGGCGCAGGAGCTCATCCTCCGCAAGAGCGCGGAGTTCGAGGCCGTCTACCAGCACCTCCCGGAGCCGGTGATCATGACCTCGCCCGAGCGCATCATCGTGCTGGTGAACCCGGCGGCGAACGCGCTCTTCGGCTATGCGCCGGGTGAGCTCATCGGACGGCCGGTGTCCATCCTCGAGGCCGAGGGGACGGAGCCTGGGCACGCGCCCGGAGCGGCGGCTCGCGAGGTGAGCTATCGCCACCGCGGCGGTGAGCGCATCCTCACGAGCACCCTGTCCTCGGTGGCGCGCTCGGCCGACGGAGAGGTCTTCGGATACGTCGCCATCGTGCGTGACATCCGTGAGCAGCGGCGAGAGGAGGAGATGCGCCGGTTCATCTCCAACGCGGGAGACGTCCTGGCCTCATCGCTGGACCCTCGCGAGACGCTCTCCGCGCTGGCGCGGCTCGCGGTGCCCACGCTCGGAGACTGGTGCCTCATCGACCTGCTCGAGGACGACGGCTCGGTCCGCCGTGCGGAGGTCGTCATCGCGGACCCGCGACACGAGCCCGTCAAGGCGAAGGTCACCCGCTTCGCCATCAGCAGGGACCGTCCGGAGAACCCACCTGCCCGGGCGCTCTTCGAGGCGAGGCCCCTGCTCATCCCGGTCCTCGAGCGCGAGAAGATCGGGCAGATGGCCCTCAGCGACGAACACGCCCAGGTCATCCTCGAGGCGGAGGTGCACTCGATGATCTGCGTGCCGCTCGTGGCGCGCGGCAGGGTGCTCGGAGTCCTCTCCCTGCTGCTCGCCGCATCCCGGCGCAGCTACACGGAGCGGGACCTTTCCTACGCGAAGCAGCTCGCCGGGAAGGCCGCGCAGGCGGTGGAGAACTCGCGGCTCTATGAGCGAGCCACCGAGGCGATCTCCGCTCGCGACGAGTTCCTCAGCATCTGCTCCCACGAGCTCAAGACGCCTCTCACCTCGCTGAAGCTTCAGCTCGAGCTGGCGGGCCGCTCGTTGCAGAAGCCGGGCTCGGCCGGGCTCCCCTCCGAGGCGTTGACCAACCGCCTCGGGGTGGCTGCTCGCCAGCTGCGGCGCGTGGAGCGGCTCATCGACGACATGCTCGACGTGTCACGGATTGCCACGGGGATGCTGACCATGGACATGGCGCCCCTGTCGGTCCGGGAGCTGGTGACCGAGACGGTGCATCAGGCGAGCGAGCTCTTCCAGTCCGCGGGCGTCGCCCTCACGGTGGAGGTCTCCGAGGATGCATGGGTCCACGGGGACCGGGCCCGGCTGGCGCAGGTGCTCGACAACCTGCTCGCCAACGCCCTGAAGTACGGCGAGGGGAAGCCGGTGCGCATCGACGTGGGCCGGCGCGGAGACCGGGTGGAGGTTTCGGTCAGCGACCAGGGCCCTGGGATTGCGCCACGAGACCAGCAGCGCATCTTCCAGCGCTTCGAGCGGGCCGTGGCCAGCCGGAGCATCACCGGGCTCGGCCTCGGCTTGCACATCAGCCGTCAGATTGCCGAGCGCCACGACGGGACGCTCGACGTGGAGAGTGAGCTCGGCGCCGGGGCGCGGTTCACGCTGCGCCTCCCCGTGGAAGTCGGGGGCAGCTGA